The following are encoded in a window of Methylocystis rosea genomic DNA:
- a CDS encoding NYN domain-containing protein produces the protein MADIERTALFIDGANLYATAKSLGFDIDYKRLLREFQGKGRLIRAFYYTALIEDQEYSSIRPLIDWLDYNGYAVVTKPTKEFVDSLGRRKVKGNMDIELAVDAMEMAGHIDHMVLFSGDGDFRSLVEAVQRRGVRVSVISTITTQPPMIADELRRQADEFIDLIHLVGKIGRDPGERAERMQRYQERPRPAPQAAHAEEEEGE, from the coding sequence ATGGCAGATATCGAACGAACTGCGTTGTTCATTGACGGCGCGAACTTGTACGCGACCGCGAAATCGCTTGGATTCGATATTGATTATAAGCGCTTGCTCCGTGAATTCCAGGGCAAGGGCCGTCTGATCCGCGCGTTCTACTACACCGCTCTGATCGAGGACCAAGAGTATTCGTCGATCCGTCCTCTGATCGACTGGCTGGACTACAACGGCTATGCGGTCGTGACCAAGCCGACCAAGGAGTTCGTCGATTCGCTCGGCCGCCGCAAAGTTAAAGGCAATATGGACATTGAGCTCGCGGTCGACGCCATGGAAATGGCCGGCCATATCGACCACATGGTCCTGTTCTCCGGCGACGGCGACTTCCGGTCTCTGGTGGAGGCCGTGCAGCGCCGCGGCGTGCGGGTTTCGGTCATTTCGACGATCACCACCCAGCCGCCGATGATCGCCGACGAATTGCGCCGGCAGGCCGACGAATTCATCGATCTTATCCATCTTGTCGGCAAGATCGGCCGCGATCCGGGCGAGCGCGCAGAGCGCATGCAGCGGTATCAGGAGCGTCCTCGTCCCGCGCCGCAAGCGGCTCACGCCGAAGAAGAAGAAGGCGAGTGA
- the smpB gene encoding SsrA-binding protein SmpB, translating to MAAKPDPNFKVVADNRKARYNYEIGEIFEAGLALTGTEVKSLRTGKATIAESYAHVDRQGEAWLVNANIPEYLAGNRFNHPPKRPRKLLLKSREIAKLSQAIEREGMTIVPLKLYFNARGRAKLQIALGKGKKLHDKREVEKKRDWSREKGRLLRARG from the coding sequence GTGGCCGCAAAGCCGGATCCGAATTTCAAGGTCGTCGCCGATAACCGCAAGGCGCGCTACAATTATGAAATCGGCGAAATTTTCGAAGCGGGGCTGGCGCTGACGGGCACCGAGGTGAAGTCGCTGCGCACGGGCAAGGCGACGATCGCCGAAAGCTACGCCCATGTCGATCGGCAAGGCGAGGCATGGCTGGTCAACGCCAACATTCCCGAATATCTCGCCGGCAATCGCTTCAACCATCCGCCGAAGCGGCCGCGCAAACTGCTGCTCAAGTCGCGGGAGATCGCCAAGCTCTCGCAGGCTATCGAGCGCGAAGGCATGACGATCGTGCCGCTGAAGCTCTATTTCAACGCCAGGGGCAGGGCCAAGCTGCAAATCGCCCTCGGAAAGGGCAAGAAGCTGCACGATAAACGTGAAGTCGAAAAGAAGCGCGACTGGAGCCGCGAAAAAGGCCGGCTGTTGCGCGCGCGCGGCTGA
- the dapA gene encoding 4-hydroxy-tetrahydrodipicolinate synthase — MSGKPIFHGSMTALVTPFSHGEVDYDALRALIDWQIENGTHGLVPVGTTGESPTLSHEEHGRVITETIRAARGRVPIVAGAGSNNTREAIAIAGHAERAGADGLLIVTPYYNKPNQEGLYLHFKAINDAVSIPIIIYNIPPRSVIDMSVETMKRCAELRNVVGVKDATGNIGRISLQRAAMGPEFIQLSGDDLTALACMAAGAHGCISVVANIAPRLCADLQNACLAGDYAKALEIQDRLTPLHVATFIEAGVTGAKYGLSLLGKAEEEVRLPLVPCTQPTKDRIRAAMIHAGVLPA; from the coding sequence ATGAGTGGAAAGCCGATTTTTCATGGGTCGATGACGGCCCTGGTCACGCCGTTTTCCCATGGAGAGGTCGACTATGACGCCCTGCGCGCGCTGATCGATTGGCAGATCGAAAATGGAACGCATGGCCTCGTGCCCGTCGGCACCACGGGGGAGAGCCCGACGCTGAGCCATGAAGAGCATGGGCGCGTCATCACCGAGACGATCCGCGCCGCGCGCGGGCGCGTGCCGATCGTCGCCGGCGCGGGCTCGAACAACACCCGCGAGGCGATCGCCATCGCCGGCCATGCCGAGCGCGCGGGCGCAGATGGTCTGCTCATCGTCACGCCCTATTACAATAAGCCCAACCAGGAAGGGCTTTATCTGCACTTCAAGGCGATCAACGACGCAGTCTCGATTCCCATCATCATCTACAATATCCCGCCGCGCTCGGTCATCGATATGAGCGTCGAGACCATGAAGCGCTGCGCCGAGTTGAGGAATGTCGTCGGCGTGAAGGACGCGACCGGCAACATCGGCCGCATCTCGTTGCAACGCGCGGCGATGGGGCCGGAATTCATCCAGCTTTCGGGCGACGATCTCACGGCGCTCGCCTGCATGGCGGCGGGCGCGCATGGGTGCATTTCGGTCGTCGCCAATATCGCGCCGCGGCTTTGCGCCGATCTGCAGAACGCCTGTCTTGCCGGCGACTACGCCAAGGCGCTGGAGATTCAGGACAGGCTGACGCCGCTGCATGTCGCGACCTTTATTGAGGCCGGCGTCACTGGCGCAAAATACGGGCTGTCGCTTCTGGGCAAGGCTGAAGAAGAGGTGCGTCTTCCTCTGGTGCCCTGCACGCAACCCACTAAGGATCGCATACGCGCGGCGATGATCCACGCCGGCGTGCTCCCCGCCTAA
- a CDS encoding lytic transglycosylase domain-containing protein — MMLPRRVATRFKLTVGIAALVIAAPAFTGLDRLGDGEAKRKTASRWTPSIPFSLGAWRSRVGTFQETVHEFVDRKRGDDEAAHPLENSLFAADEGALPPVVAYAPAQNRLNVDAMAHSAAALLGDDAEVFTQAVAAYRSGDFAQGDDAASRLHAPLAEAAARWTGLRLHAHEAGFRRIAEFLAAHPDWPAGDWLRRRGEQALVAERHADKTVLAWFAENKPLTGFGKYALARAIAREGDFESAAALARDAWRNDDIGQGFDTTFNKELGELLTSADHKFRADRLLYAGKNTLALRSAELAGKDVTLLARARISGVDKLAASLPASVQNDPGLLYGRVHKLRNDKKFLEAGALLRNAPRDIEKVVDGDVWWEERRIVARKLLDQGDPQTAYTLCADHAAAKTSNKVDAEFNAGWIALRFLNEPIKAERHFTRLAQVAETPLQKSRAYYWLGRAAEAAHAEDDSKARNFYLQAAAHSTTFYGQLANSRLGADERPLRPPPAAASGDRRSEAVRVAELLFSVGEKEVAAPLALDGAKYLQDETQVAALGEVIARQGDAKLSLIYGKAASYRGIALDDVAFPAYGVPDFNALPGSASRSIVFAVARQESAFDPKAVSSAGAMGLMQMIASTARHTAFMRGVSFDMSRMLSDPPFNAQLGAAHLGILLGEYRGAYLLTFAAYNAGGGRVKQWIDAYGDPRKPNVDPIDWVERIPITETRNYVQRVMENFVVYRAKFEDTGTRSPQVELARAGDSL, encoded by the coding sequence ATGATGTTGCCTCGACGGGTCGCGACGCGGTTCAAACTGACAGTCGGCATCGCCGCCCTCGTGATCGCGGCGCCTGCTTTCACCGGCCTTGACCGTCTTGGCGACGGCGAGGCGAAGCGCAAAACCGCCTCGCGCTGGACGCCTTCGATCCCCTTCAGTCTCGGCGCCTGGCGCTCGCGGGTCGGTACCTTCCAGGAGACGGTGCATGAGTTCGTCGACCGCAAACGCGGCGACGATGAGGCGGCGCATCCTCTGGAAAACTCGCTTTTTGCCGCCGATGAAGGCGCGCTGCCGCCGGTCGTCGCCTATGCGCCCGCGCAGAACCGGCTCAACGTCGACGCGATGGCGCATTCCGCCGCCGCCCTGTTAGGAGACGACGCCGAGGTTTTCACCCAGGCGGTCGCCGCATACAGGTCCGGAGATTTCGCGCAAGGCGACGACGCCGCGTCGCGGCTCCATGCGCCGCTTGCCGAGGCCGCCGCGCGATGGACCGGCCTTCGGCTTCATGCCCACGAAGCGGGGTTCAGGCGCATCGCCGAATTCCTTGCTGCTCACCCGGATTGGCCCGCCGGCGACTGGTTGCGCCGTCGCGGCGAGCAGGCGCTCGTCGCCGAGCGCCACGCCGACAAGACTGTGCTCGCCTGGTTCGCGGAAAACAAGCCGCTCACCGGCTTTGGCAAATATGCCCTGGCGCGGGCGATCGCTCGCGAAGGCGATTTCGAATCGGCGGCGGCGCTGGCGCGCGACGCTTGGCGCAACGACGATATCGGACAGGGGTTCGACACGACCTTCAATAAGGAGCTCGGCGAGCTTCTGACGTCGGCCGATCACAAGTTCCGCGCCGATCGTCTGCTCTACGCCGGAAAGAATACGCTCGCGTTGCGCAGCGCCGAGCTCGCCGGCAAGGATGTCACGCTGCTCGCCCGCGCACGCATCTCCGGCGTCGATAAGCTGGCGGCTTCTTTGCCGGCGTCTGTGCAGAACGATCCCGGACTGCTTTACGGACGCGTGCACAAGCTGCGTAACGACAAGAAATTCCTTGAAGCGGGCGCGCTGCTGCGCAATGCGCCGCGCGACATCGAGAAGGTCGTCGACGGCGACGTTTGGTGGGAGGAGCGGCGCATCGTCGCCCGCAAGCTTCTCGACCAGGGAGATCCGCAGACCGCTTACACGCTTTGCGCGGATCACGCCGCCGCCAAGACCAGCAACAAGGTCGACGCCGAATTCAACGCCGGCTGGATCGCTCTGCGGTTCTTGAACGAACCGATCAAAGCCGAGCGCCATTTCACGCGGCTTGCGCAGGTCGCCGAGACTCCGCTGCAAAAGTCTCGCGCGTACTATTGGCTCGGACGCGCGGCGGAAGCCGCGCACGCCGAGGACGACTCCAAAGCGCGCAATTTCTATCTGCAGGCGGCGGCGCATTCCACGACCTTCTACGGGCAGCTCGCCAATTCCCGCCTCGGCGCCGACGAGCGACCGCTTCGCCCGCCGCCGGCGGCCGCCTCCGGCGACCGCCGAAGCGAAGCGGTTCGCGTTGCGGAGCTGCTGTTCTCCGTGGGCGAGAAGGAGGTCGCGGCGCCGCTTGCGCTCGACGGCGCAAAATATCTGCAGGACGAGACGCAGGTCGCGGCCCTCGGAGAGGTCATTGCGCGCCAGGGCGACGCGAAGCTCTCGCTCATTTACGGCAAGGCCGCCTCCTATAGGGGAATCGCGCTCGACGACGTCGCCTTCCCCGCCTATGGCGTTCCGGATTTCAACGCGCTTCCTGGCTCCGCGTCCCGTTCGATCGTCTTCGCCGTGGCACGCCAGGAAAGCGCCTTCGATCCCAAGGCCGTCTCCTCCGCCGGCGCCATGGGCCTGATGCAGATGATCGCCTCGACGGCGCGGCACACCGCCTTTATGCGCGGCGTCAGCTTCGACATGTCGCGGATGCTGAGCGACCCGCCCTTCAACGCCCAGCTCGGCGCGGCGCATCTCGGCATTCTGCTGGGCGAATATCGGGGCGCCTATCTCCTCACCTTCGCCGCCTACAACGCCGGCGGCGGTCGGGTGAAGCAATGGATCGACGCCTATGGCGACCCGCGCAAGCCCAATGTCGATCCGATCGACTGGGTCGAGCGGATTCCGATCACCGAAACGCGCAATTACGTGCAGCGGGTGATGGAGAATTTCGTCGTCTATCGGGCGAAGTTCGAGGATACGGGAACGCGGTCGCCGCAAGTCGAACTGGCGCGCGCCGGCGACAGCCTGTGA
- a CDS encoding SH3 domain-containing protein → MRRSLFAFVLFGALSCAQQAAAIKLTLAYPAVLRAGPEENYAAITTAPAGTEVKILRDDPSWTRIAIDKKRFFVATLELVFMSSRVTQTSGCDFGYPYSGSNQYFAEPLTELRHSWPLGELLGSHNRFPC, encoded by the coding sequence ATGCGTCGGTCGCTATTCGCCTTTGTTCTTTTCGGCGCGCTCTCCTGCGCTCAGCAGGCGGCGGCGATAAAGCTGACGCTCGCCTATCCGGCGGTGTTGCGCGCGGGTCCAGAGGAGAATTATGCGGCGATCACGACCGCGCCGGCGGGGACGGAAGTCAAAATCTTGCGCGACGATCCAAGCTGGACGCGCATCGCCATCGACAAGAAGCGTTTTTTTGTCGCGACCCTAGAGCTTGTGTTCATGTCGTCTCGGGTCACCCAGACGTCCGGCTGCGATTTCGGCTATCCCTATTCGGGCAGCAATCAATATTTTGCCGAGCCGCTGACGGAGCTGCGCCACAGCTGGCCGCTGGGCGAACTCCTCGGTTCTCATAACCGCTTTCCTTGCTAG